The following is a genomic window from Mycobacterium parmense.
CTCGCCCCGACGCAGCCCGCCCCTGGCCATCAGCAGCACGATCAGCTTGTCCCGCGTGGACCGGCAGGCCCGCAGCAGCGCGACGATCTGCTCATCGCTGGCCCGATCGATCGTCGTTTCCGGTTCCCGCAACCGGTGCCGGGCCCGCATCCGCCATGCCAGGTGGCCATCGTCGTTGCGGGCTTCCGCCGGCAGGTCTCGGTCATCGGCCACCTCGTACAGCATCGACACCAAACCCGCCGAGCCGTTGCCGGTCGCGACCGCGTGCACCACCATCCCCCGCACCGCGGTGAGCACCCCGTTGATCCGCGATGGGCCCCGCGCCGGGGCGGCCCCCGGACCGGCCAACACCACTCCCGAAGCGACGTCATCGACGCCCGCTGGCCAGCGGTCCGGCATGGGCCAGCCACGTCATGAACAACGCGAACTGCTCGACACCGGCCTGCCAGGACCGGCCCGTCCTGGCGCACCAGCGCAGGAACAACGCGATCGCGTGTGCATACGCCTTCGTCGTGGATTCCGCGCCGTCGCGGCCGAACCGCTGATGCCGCAGATACTCATCGGCGATGCCGACTACCTGCAGATCCTCATCCAGCACCGTCCAATACCGTTGCCCGGACGGCAAACTCACCGGAAACGCTCGCATGGGCCCTCGCTTTCAAGTCGACAGTCAGAAACGACTACCAGCCACGAGCACCACACCCACGGAGAAACGCCGCACCGCCCACCAGATCACCCACTACGAGCGACGTCATGCAACAGGTCGCAGACCCCCGGAGAAGGCTTGCGGCGCCAAGAGGCGGTGGGGCTAGACCTGGTGGATCTGAGATCGAATCCAAAGCTACCGTCCTACGGGCGTTTTGGCGGCGTATTCGTCCGATTCGGAAAAGCGTCCCGCGGTAGTTCGCCGAAGCGACGCGTCGTGCTGACGGTGCCGGAAATGGACTGGATTGTCCAGGTTTTCGAGTCCTACCTGGAGGAGGTTCGTCCATGCTTTCGAGCGGGCCGGCATCCGGCGTTATGGGTCACCGAACGTTGCGGCCGTCTCTCCAGACGCGCCGCGAACGAGGCCTTTGTGGCTGCGCGTGACGCCGCGGGGTTGCCGCAGGAGCTGGACCTGCATTCGCTGCGCCAGACCCTACGTCACACACCTGACCGAATTCGATTACCCGGAGCGCTTCGTGCAAGTTCTCTCGAGCCCGCACAGGGGTGTCCACGACGTGCAACACGCACGTGGCGTTGGCGGCGATCTTCGTGGCGGAGGTGGTTATCTGCAGCGGTCCATCACGCAGATTCCACGGAGGTTTGATGCTTGTGCAACGGGTACTGATGCCCACTTCGTCGCTTGAATCCTGGACGGTCCTCGGCGACGGAGGCGGCTCGGTGGAGCCAATCGAGCGCTACCTGGCCTATCTGACCGACATCGAGCGGTCCCCGAACACGGTCAAGGCCTATGCGCACGACCTGAAGGACTGGTTCGTCTTCCTCGACGCTCGCAGCCTGAACTGGCGCGAGGTCCGATTGGAGGATCTCGGGGAGTTCGTGTCCTGGCTGCGGCTGCCGCCGGCTGGCCGGGCTGGCGCAGTGGTGCAGTTGCCCTCGGCTGAGCATCACTGCTCTGCGGGAACCGTCAACCGGAAGCTGGCGGCGATCAGCGGCCTCTACACGTTTCACGCCCGGCACGGAGTCGACCTCGGCGACTTGGTCACTGAACTGCACCCAGGTCGGCGCCGGCGCTCGGGATGGAAGCCGTTCCTCTACCACCTGAGCAGCGGCCAGCCGGAGCGGCGGCGCACGATCAAGCTCCGGACCCCGCGTCAGCATCCGACCATTCTGACCGCCGGTCAGGTGCAGGCGATCCTAGATGCCTGCATCCACCTGCGGGATCGCTTGTTGTGGGCGTTGTTGTGGGACACAGGGATTCGGATTGGTGAAGCGCTAGGTCTGCGTCACGAGGACGTGGCCGCTGCCGAGGGTGAGTTGACGGTCGCGCCGCGATCCAACGACAACAGGGCGCGCGCCAAGTCGGCGACACCGCGCACCATCCCGATCAGCCCGCAGCTCATCCGCCTCTACGCCGACTACCTGCACGACGAATACGGCGATCTGGACTCCGACTACGTGTTCGTCAACCTCTGGGGCGAACCGTTCGGGCACCCGTGGGGCTATCCCGCGGTCTACGACCTGGTGTTGCGGCTGCGCCGGAGCACCGGCATCGACTTCGATCCCCACTGGTATCGGCACACCTACGCCACGCGTTTGCTCCGCCAGAACACCCCGATCGAGGTCGTCAGCACGCTGCTGGGGCACTCCTCGATCGCGACCACGATGGACATTTACGGGCATCTGTCCGTCGAGGACGCCCGCCGGGCTCTGGAGGCGGCCGGCTTCCTGACCGGGCAGGAGGTGCAGTGGTGACCGCGGCAGTCCCGCCGCTACCGTCGGCTGCGGCTCCGGGCTTGCTGCGCAAGCTGGTGGCCGCGGTTCGACCGGAGTTCCGGGTGGACATCCTCGTTCCCGAGCGTGGTGCGCTGGTGTTCGACACCGCGCCGTGCCGGGTGCCGGGCTGCGTGCGCCAACCGCGCACCCGCGGGCTCTGCAAAGGCCACTACGTCGGTTGGCAGCAAGAAGGCCGCCCGGACATCGACGTGTTCGCCACGACTGCAGCACCGGAAGGGCTCGGGCGCAAAGAGCTCACGGTCTGCGCCGTCCAGGGCTGCCGGTACGGAGGTGCTCGCCGGGGTTTATGCCCACGCCACCAAGGGTTTTGGGAACGGTCCGGCATCGCCGACCGAGACGTATGGCTGGCTGCCGTTGCTCCGGTGGATGATCCCGATCATCCCGTCTGCGCGTTGTCCTATTGCACGCTATGGACGCAGGGACGGTCGCCGTTCTGCGTCAATCATCGGTCCCGATGGGCAGCGGTGGGATGTCCCGACATCGACGAGTTCATCGTGCTCTGCGAGTCCTATGGCGACGACCGGTTCGACTTCCGACCGTTCGGTGATCGCCGACAGCTCAAATTGGAGATGCAGTACGCGCTGCAGTGCCGGCACGATGAACGCCAGGTCAAGACTCCCGCTGCCGTCGCGCGTCCTGTCATCGCACTCACGGCCGCCAGTGGGGTGGCCTCGCTGCTGGACTGGCCGATGGCACGTTGGATCGAGTTCTTCGACGCCAACCACGCTGCGCAACACGGCCAGAACGGACAGCTGGCGTTTCTGCGTTACGCCTATCGCTGTCTGGAGGACCTGCACTGCGGCAGCGGGTGGGAGGCCGAGTTCCCGCGCGACGTGTGGGAGCTGCACCGGCTCGGCGTCGAGGGCCGCAAGCGGCTGCGCTTCGACGGCATTGCGCAACCGTGGCTGCGGGATCTGGCCAAGCGGTTCGCCCGCTGGCGGTTAAGCATCGGACGCAGCCCCAACCAGACCTACATCGACGTCCAGGCGGTGACGCGTTTGGCCGGCTTCTTGGCGTCCCCGCCGGTCGACATCACCAGCCTGGCCGGCATCAACCGCGCGGTATTGGAGCGCTACCTGGCCGACCTGTCCACCGACCCCCGGGCACTGCACTCCCGCAGCCGCGACATCAGCTCGCTCGGTGCGTTCCTCGACGCGATCCGCCGCCACGAGTGGGACCACGACCTGCCCGCGAGTGCCGCGTTCTATCCCGACGACTTCCCCAAACCCGCGAAACGCCTGCCCCGCGGGCTGGCCGAGCACATCATGGCCCAGGTCGAACAGCCCGCGAACCTCGACGGATGGAACAACCCCGAGAGTCGGCTGCTCACGATCATCCTGATGCGCTGCGGACTGCGCGTCGGTGACGCCACCAAGATCGCCTTCGACTGCGTCATCCGTGGCGGCGACGGAGCTCCCTATCTGCGCTACACCAACGGCAAGATGAAACGCGAAGCTCTCGTCCCGATCGACGAGGAAGTCGAGCAGGCCATCGCCGAGCAACAACAGCGGATCCTGCGCCGCTGGACCAACGGCAGCCCCTGGCTGTTCGCCGCTCCGAAGATGAACCCAGACGGCCGCCGGCCGCTGACTACGCCCTCCTACCGCGGCCAGCTACGGGACTGGCTGGCGCGCTGCGAGATCCGCGACGAGCACGGCCGTCCAGTGCATCTGACTCCGCACCAATGGCGGCACACCTTTGTTATCTGTACTGGCAAGGAGCGCGTGAGCTACGTGAGTTCGGCGGCGTGACACGCCGGTGCCTTACGAATATCCGGTACTTTCAGGCACGGCCGTTACGTTTGTCACGTGAACTCGTTCCACGCTGAACGAGCGGTTTCACCCCTCGATGGATCCGAGGTGTGGGTGGTGCTTGACACCGGGTTGGTGATGCACCGGGAGGCCAGCGATTTCCTGCGGGCGCTGCATGGGGCCGGGCGTTCGATCCACACGATCCGTGCCTATGCCGGGCGGGTGGCGAGTTTCCTGGGATGGTGCGCCGATCAGGGGGTGGAGTGGTCGTCCATCAGTCTGCCGGGATTGGCCCGTTTCAAGCATTTCATCGAAGCCACCCGCGCCGGGATGGGCGGTTGCGTTCGGGCGCAACGGTAAACGCGATCCTGACCGCGGTGTGTGAGTTCTTACGGTTCTGCGCCAGGACCGGCGTGATCGAGCAGGCCGTCGCCAACCGGTTGTCTGAACCCCGCTGGCTGCGGTTCACCCCGCCGGGTTTTGATGCTGGAGAATCCGGCCAGTTCCGGATGGTGCGGACCCGCACGCTCAAGGCGAGGGCGGAAGCGGTATTTCCCGAGGCGTTTACACCCGAGCAAGCCGAACGGGTCGCGGCGTGTTGTCGCCGGCCGCGGGAACGATTCATGGTGGCGCTGCTGCGGGATGGGGGCTTGCGGATCGGAGAAGCTCTCGGATTGCGCCGATCCGATCTGCACCTGCTTCCCGATTCGCGGCGGGTGGGTTGCACGGTGCTGGGAGCTCACGTTCACGTGCGGCACCGGGCCAATCCCAATGGCGCGCTGGCGAAGTCGCGGTTTCCCCGCACCGTGCCGACGAGCCAGGCGGTGCTGTCGACGTACGCGGACTACCAATTCGAACGTACGGAGATCCTCGGCGGCGACGACTGCGACATGGTGTTTGTCAACCTCTACCATGAGCCGCTGGGCGTGCCGATGACCTATCGTGCGGCGAAACGGTTCTTCGAACGGCTGGCCACCGACTGCGGGTTTGCGGTGCGCCCTCATATGTTTCGGCACACGGCGGCCACGAACTGGGTGCGTGCCGGGGTTGATCTTGATGTCGTGCAGCGGCTGTTGGGGCATGCCGCGCTTGCCTCGACCGCTGTTTACCTGCACGCACGAGATGAGGATAAGCGCCGAGCCGTGGAGGCTGTCGCCGCCGGGGAGCGCTTTCGATGACCGCGCCGGTGTCGCGTCTGCTGGTCGGCACCGACGCCGACCAGGGGTTGGTGAGTGACGACGCCAGCTGGCTGCAATGGCTGTCTGCCCATACCGATGCCGCGTGGCGGCCGGGCGAATGGGACGGGTCGCTGTGGCTGTTCACCGGCGATTTGGACAGCGATCGGACCGCTGCGTGGCGGTGTCGTACTCCGGGCTGTCCTACGGCGGCACGGGGCTTTAACGGCCGCTGTTCGAGTTGTCGGCGGGCGGGCGGCGGCCGGTGTCTGCGAGGAGGAGTTCGACCGCGCGCCTCGGCGTCGCCCGACCCGCCCGGTTGCCCGAGGTGACTGCGTGGTGCCCGACTGCGGGGGCGAGTTGCATTGCCGTGGCCTGTGTTTCCGGCATGAGCGGGCCTGGCGTAAGGCCGGTGGCGGGCCGCTGGAGGAGTTCATCGCGCAGGCTCGGCCGCTGATCGGTACCGAGCCGTGCCTGGTCGCAGGTTGCGGCCGCGAACGGGTAACCCGGCGAGGCCTGTGCCGGTTCCACGGCAATCGGCTGGCGCGGCAACGCAACCCTGCGTCGATGTCGCAAGAAGAGCTGGCCGCGTGGGTCGCCGACGAGAAGCCCCGGATCTCGGCCCACCAGTTTTCGTTGGCTGGCCTGCCCGAGCTGGTGCGCTTCGAGTTGCTTTATGCGCTGCAACGCCGCGATGAGGCGCCGCCTCCGTTGGACCCGCTGCAGGTGCGGATCCTCATCAGCCGCCTGGTGGGGGCCAGCTCGCTCCGTCACGCCGATCCCGAAGCGGTGTGTGAAAGCGGTGGCGTGCAATACAACTCGGCCATCAAGGGCTTGTTCCGCGACCTGCGCCGTCATCTGGAACGAGCCTGGACCCAGTACACCGGCACCGACCCTTATGCCGGCAACGTGTGGCGCGTCGAGCTGCTGGACCTGCAGTCCAACGGCTCGCGCCGCTGGCCCGCCACCAAGGGGACCATCGACTTCGGTCCTATCGAGCTGGGTTGGCTACGCGAGGTGCTCAAGGACTGGGCCCGCAACACCCGGCCCTACCTGCAAGGGCTGCGCCAAGCGCTGCGGGCCTGCCACGTCGCCTCCCAAACGCTGGTGGCCTGCGGCCGCGCCGACCCGGCCAGCCTGGGCGCGGGCGACTTCGTCCTGGTCGAGCAGGCCATCGTCGAGCAACGCCGCACCGATGGCTCTCCCCACTCCGCCTCACACCGCACCCAGCTGCTGCGGCTGTTCTGTGCGGTGATCGAGCATGGCCGCGCCAAC
Proteins encoded in this region:
- a CDS encoding tyrosine-type recombinase/integrase — translated: MLVQRVLMPTSSLESWTVLGDGGGSVEPIERYLAYLTDIERSPNTVKAYAHDLKDWFVFLDARSLNWREVRLEDLGEFVSWLRLPPAGRAGAVVQLPSAEHHCSAGTVNRKLAAISGLYTFHARHGVDLGDLVTELHPGRRRRSGWKPFLYHLSSGQPERRRTIKLRTPRQHPTILTAGQVQAILDACIHLRDRLLWALLWDTGIRIGEALGLRHEDVAAAEGELTVAPRSNDNRARAKSATPRTIPISPQLIRLYADYLHDEYGDLDSDYVFVNLWGEPFGHPWGYPAVYDLVLRLRRSTGIDFDPHWYRHTYATRLLRQNTPIEVVSTLLGHSSIATTMDIYGHLSVEDARRALEAAGFLTGQEVQW
- a CDS encoding tyrosine-type recombinase/integrase produces the protein MTAAVPPLPSAAAPGLLRKLVAAVRPEFRVDILVPERGALVFDTAPCRVPGCVRQPRTRGLCKGHYVGWQQEGRPDIDVFATTAAPEGLGRKELTVCAVQGCRYGGARRGLCPRHQGFWERSGIADRDVWLAAVAPVDDPDHPVCALSYCTLWTQGRSPFCVNHRSRWAAVGCPDIDEFIVLCESYGDDRFDFRPFGDRRQLKLEMQYALQCRHDERQVKTPAAVARPVIALTAASGVASLLDWPMARWIEFFDANHAAQHGQNGQLAFLRYAYRCLEDLHCGSGWEAEFPRDVWELHRLGVEGRKRLRFDGIAQPWLRDLAKRFARWRLSIGRSPNQTYIDVQAVTRLAGFLASPPVDITSLAGINRAVLERYLADLSTDPRALHSRSRDISSLGAFLDAIRRHEWDHDLPASAAFYPDDFPKPAKRLPRGLAEHIMAQVEQPANLDGWNNPESRLLTIILMRCGLRVGDATKIAFDCVIRGGDGAPYLRYTNGKMKREALVPIDEEVEQAIAEQQQRILRRWTNGSPWLFAAPKMNPDGRRPLTTPSYRGQLRDWLARCEIRDEHGRPVHLTPHQWRHTFVICTGKERVSYVSSAA
- a CDS encoding tyrosine-type recombinase/integrase; the protein is MIEQAVANRLSEPRWLRFTPPGFDAGESGQFRMVRTRTLKARAEAVFPEAFTPEQAERVAACCRRPRERFMVALLRDGGLRIGEALGLRRSDLHLLPDSRRVGCTVLGAHVHVRHRANPNGALAKSRFPRTVPTSQAVLSTYADYQFERTEILGGDDCDMVFVNLYHEPLGVPMTYRAAKRFFERLATDCGFAVRPHMFRHTAATNWVRAGVDLDVVQRLLGHAALASTAVYLHARDEDKRRAVEAVAAGERFR